A region of Vanessa cardui chromosome 1, ilVanCard2.1, whole genome shotgun sequence DNA encodes the following proteins:
- the LOC124534453 gene encoding uncharacterized protein LOC124534453 — translation MFLSIQELTVNKETANGVSSALGKYWESLLDPFAVPFRQYCFKIFYTVYTYFTLYNLMIFLVKCVPTGIYMYKFIRNIYVDSRERLKQKEIELEDIRLQIQIINTKIKLRDAEFAERGELLRRKVEQLHNVRKRVQEIIVSDDDLRKTINGNSAWEEEKDCSVSSTPEEECKFIMELLVKLKADHMIAPERDRMKMNCGEHSPEPVDEEDSVYSSANDVNKQDYHVKIVKVTNVYKVAYLRHFIKQKRLRRANKQAILRKKMDSIKKLLDDWQKTLKMVINNKLINLDSKNNIEMASQEAMGDFTKPKFNNSSDSDSDYRNSNGSCQDDYCVSWSQNQYRPVYGYDDFNTNFEHKSDCYDLDGCCDKYKSHEEICDCTAAGILFVVPEETNSQVAIDDIKSGDA, via the exons ATGTTCTTGAGTATTCAAGAGTTGACGGTTAATAAGGAAACAGCGAACGGCGTCTCCTCGGCATTGGGAAAATATTGGGAGAGTTTGCTCGATCCATTTGCAGTTCCTTTCCGTCaatattgctttaaaatattttatacagtttaTACATACTTCACGTTATATAATTtg ATGATATTCCTCGTAAAATGCGTCCCGACGGGCATCTACATGTATAAATTCATAAGAAACATATACGTCGATTCCCGTGAAAGGTTAAAACAGAAAGAAATTGAATTAGAAGACATACGACTGCAG ATTCAGATAATCAATACTAAGATAAAACTACGCGATGCTGAGTTCGCGGAGAGAGGAGAGCTGCTGAGACGAAAGGTCGAGCAACTTCATAATGTGAGAAAGCGTGTTCAAGAGATAATTGTATCTGATGACGATCTACGGAAGACGATAAACGGAAATTCAGCCTGGGAAGAGGAAAAAGATTGTAGTGTCAGTAGCACGCCTGAGGAAG AATGCAAGTTTATAATGGAATTACTAGTCAAACTGAAGGCGGATCACATGATAGCACCGGAACGAGATCGAATGAAAATGAACTGCGGCGAGCATTCTCCCGAGCCCGTCGATGAGGAAGACAGCGTTTACTCCTCAGCGAACGACGTAAACAAACAAGACTATCACGTTAAAATCGTCAAAGTAACTAATGTTTACAAAGTAGCATATCTCCGTCATTTCATTAAACAAAAGAGACTTCGACGCGCTAACAAGCAAGCCATTCTGAGGAAGAAG atGGACAGCATTAAGAAACTTTTAGATGATTGGCAAAAAACACTAAAGATGGTCATCAATAACAAACTCATAAATCTCGATTCGaaaaacaacatagaaatggCGTCCCAGGAGGCGATGGGCGATTTCACGAAACCGAAATTCAACAATTCTTCAGATTCGGACAGCGATTACAGGAACAGTAATGGCAGTTGTCAAGACGATTACTGCGTTAGCTGGTCACAAAATCAATACAGGCCCGTGTATGGTTACGAT GATTTCAACACGAATTTCGAACACAAGAGCGACTGTTACGATTTGGATGGATGTTGCGACAAGTACAAGTCTCACGAGGAAATATGCGATTGTACCGCTGCCGGTATCTTATTCGTCGTCCCCGAAGAAACGAACAGTCAAGTAGCAATCGATGACATTAAAAGTGGCGACGCGTGA